In Lemur catta isolate mLemCat1 chromosome 1, mLemCat1.pri, whole genome shotgun sequence, one DNA window encodes the following:
- the ZNF80 gene encoding zinc finger protein 80 yields MQEGHLGSVTISHNQTLLRKMSPKHSMLGTNDDLCLRVLQEQVSAGDTLHECDSQGPSKDTLIPEGKTLCKCKECGKGFNKNCLLIGHQRVHTGVKPYECQECGKAFLEKRDFTRHMKIHTGEGPYKCMECEKVFNRRSHLMYHHQLHTGQKPYECSECGKTFNYHSVFVQHHMTHTGEKPFECKECEKGFHYKSSLTRHRRIHTGEKPYKCSECGKMFTYHSVFFRHSMTHIAGKPYECKDCGKGFSYSYSLTRHARSHTGEKPFECLECRKAFAYHSAFVHRKIHTRGKNL; encoded by the coding sequence ATGCAGGAAGGGCACTTGGGGTCAGTTACCATCTCGCACAATCAGACCCTCCTTAGGAAGATGAGCCCTAAACACAGCATGTTGGGGACAAATGATGATCTGTGCTTAAGGGTTTTACAGGAGCAGGTCTCGGCAGGAGATACACTCCATGAATGTGACTCACAGGGACCCAGTAAAGACACCTTAATCCCTGAAGGGAAGACCCTCTGTAAGTGCAAGGAATGTGGGAAAGGGTTTAACAAGAACTGCCTCCTTATTGGACATCAGCGTGTTCACACTGGAGTGAAGCCTTATGAATGCCAggagtgtgggaaagcctttcTTGAGAAGAGAGACTTCACTCGACACATGAAGATTCACACTGGGGAGGGGCCCTATAAGTGCATGGAGTGTGAGAAGGTCTTCAACCGTAGGTCGCACCTCATGTACCACCACCAGCTTCACACTGGACAGAAGCCCTATgagtgcagtgaatgtggaaaGACCTTCAACTATCACTCTGTTTTTGTCCAGCATCACATGAcccacactggagaaaaacctttTGAGTGCAAAGAATGCGAGAAAGGCTTTCACTACAAGTCTTCCTTGACCCGACACAGGAggattcacactggagagaagccctacaaGTGCAGTGAATGCGGGAAGATGTTCACCTACCACTCTGTTTTTTTCCGCCATAGTATGACCCACATTGCAGGAAAGCCTTATGAGTGTAAAGACTGTGGGAAAGGTTTTTCCTACAGCTATTCCCTCACTCGGCACGCAAGGagtcacactggagagaagccatTTGAGTGCCTCGAATGTAGAAAGGCCTTTGCCTACCATTCTGCTTTTGTCCACCGTAAGATCCACACCAGAGGAAAAAACCTTTGA